From the genome of Lutzomyia longipalpis isolate SR_M1_2022 chromosome 2, ASM2433408v1, one region includes:
- the LOC129788924 gene encoding trafficking protein particle complex subunit 4 → MVIYGVYIVSKSGGLIFNLDHNVPKVENEKTFSYPLDLKLNFDPKKISVVFGQKDGITVGHVLSAVNGMPVNGATLEDGRDAKEVLENKENYPLNLKFHRPKMTTNEKIVLASTFYPLFAIASQLSPEPKSSGIELLETETFKLNCFQTLTGVKFILISEPSQAGMEILLKKIYELYADYVLKNPFYSLEMPIRCELFDTNLQALLEQVEKNGIASI, encoded by the exons ATGGTAATTTACGGAGTTTACATTGTAAGTAAGTCCGGAGGATTAATCTTCAACTTGGACCACAATGTGCCGAAGGTGGAGAATGAGAAAACCTTCAGTTACCCTTTGGATCTGAAGCTGAATTTTGATCCAAAGAAGATTTCTGTTGTTTTCGGGCAGAAAGATGGGATTACAG TTGGACACGTGCTGTCTGCCGTCAATGGGATGCCCGTGAATGGTGCAACGCTCGAGGATGGACGAGATGCAAAGGAAGTGCtggaaaataaggaaaattacCCGCTAAATCTCAAATTTCATCGACCAAAGATGACgacaaatgagaaaattgtccTCGCCAGTACATTCTATCCACTCTTTGCCATTGCCAGTCAATTGAGTCCGGAACCAAAGAGTTCCGGGATTGAACTACTCGAGACGGAAACATTCAAGCTGAACTGCTTCCAAACCCTCACAGGGgtgaaatttattctcatCAGTGAACCTTCGCAGGCTGGCATGGAGATTCTGCTGAAGAAAATCTACGAATTGTATGCAGATTATGTGCTGAAGAATCCCTTTTATTCCCTCGAAATGCCCATTAGGTGTGAACTCTTTGACACGAATCTTCAGGCATTGCTGGAGCAGGTGGAGAAGAATGGGATTGCgagtatataa
- the LOC129788922 gene encoding WD repeat-containing protein 82 codes for MKLVDQTVRTFRVAKVFRENTDKINAIDFSPNGEHLISCGEDDQIVIYDCEKGQQTRTVNSKKYGVDLIHFTHGNNTAIHSSTKVDDTIRYLSLHDNKYLRYFPGHTKKVISLCISPVEDTFLSGALDKTLRLWDLRSPNCQGVMHLSGRPVAAYDPEGLIFAAGVNSESIKLYDLRFFDRGPFITFKLNQEKECDWTGLKFSRDGKTILISTNGSTIRLIDSFHGTPLQTFTGYLNNKGIPIEASFSPDSQFIFSGSTDGRVHVWNSDSGHKVCVLNGDHPGPVQCVQFNPKFMMMASACTNMAFWIPEEPQQP; via the coding sequence ATGAAGCTGGTGGACCAGACGGTGCGGACATTCCGAGTCGCAAAGGTTTTCCGGGAGAATACGGATAAAATCAATGCAATTGACTTCTCCCCCAATGGGGAGCATCTCATATCCTGCGGGGAGGACGATCAGATTGTCATTTATGACTGCGAGAAGGGCCAGCAGACGCGCACGGTGAATTCCAAGAAGTACGGCGTGGATCTCATTCACTTCACGCACGGGAACAACACGGCAATTCACAGTTCAACAAAGGTTGATGACACCATCCGGTACCTGAGCTTGCACGACAACAAGTACTTGAGGTACTTTCCGGGGCACACGAAGAAGGTTATTTCGCTGTGCATCTCACCAGTGGAGGATACCTTCCTGTCGGGAGCGCTGGATAAGACGCTTCGGCTGTGGGATTTGCGCTCACCCAACTGCCAGGGTGTTATGCACCTGTCGGGACGTCCTGTGGCTGCATATGATCCCGAGGGACTCATCTTTGCCGCTGGAGTTAATTCTGAGAGCATTAAATTGTATGATTTGCGCTTCTTCGACAGAGGCCCCTTCATAACATTTAAGCTGAATCAGGAAAAAGAATGCGATTGGACGGGATTGAAATTCAGCCGAGACGGCAAAACAATTCTTATCAGCACAAATGGCTCCACCATTAGGCTAATTGATAGCTTCCACGGGACGCCGCTGCAGACATTCACGGGATATCTCAACAACAAAGGCATCCCCATTGAGGCATCCTTCAGCCCCGACTCCCAATTCATCTTCAGCGGCAGCACCGATGGGCGTGTGCACGTGTGGAATTCAGACAGTGGCCACAAGGTGTGTGTACTCAATGGGGACCATCCGGGGCCCGTTCAGTGTGTCCAATTCAATCCCAAATTCATGATGATGGCATCCGCGTGCACCAATATGGCTTTCTGGATCCCAGAGGAGCCACAACAACCCTAG
- the LOC129788926 gene encoding dihydrofolate reductase, whose amino-acid sequence MTNLKLNLCVAACENLGIGLNGNLPWHLKQELKHFNRVTTKVADPARKNAAIMGRKTYFGIPEKKRPLPGRLNIVLSRQDDLKLPEEVIVCKSLSEAIKLLDTEQYKKEIENIWIVGGYSVYKEAMESENCHRIYFTDIKKNIECDAFFPSIPESFKLVPNDDDIPSEVQEENGIKYQYLLYEKIKE is encoded by the coding sequence ATGACGAATTTGAAGCTGAATTTGTGCGTGGCTGCTTGTGAGAATCTCGGCATTGGTCTCAATGGGAATCTCCCGTGGCACTTGAAGCAGGAACTCAAGCACTTCAATCGCGTGACCACCAAAGTTGCGGATCCGGCGAGGAAAAATGCCGCAATAATGGGTCGGAAGACCTACTTTGGTATTCCGGAGAAGAAGAGACCCCTCCCAGGGCGTCTCAACATTGTCCTCTCCCGACAGGATGACCTGAAATTGCCCGAAGAGGTGATTGTGTGCAAAAGTCTCTCAGAAGCCATCAAGCTCTTGGATACAGAGCAGTACAagaaggaaattgaaaatatctgGATTGTAGGAGGCTATTCGGTGTACAAGGAAGCAATGGAATCAGAAAACTGCCATAGAATTTACTTTACGGACATCAAGAAGAACATTGAGTGCGATGCTTTCTTTCCAAGCATTCCGGAGAGCTTCAAATTGGTCCCAAATGACGATGACATTCCATCGGAAGTGCAGGAGGAGAATGGTATCAAGTACCAGTATcttttgtatgagaaaattaaggaataa